The following nucleotide sequence is from Paenibacillus andongensis.
GCCACTCGTTTTTACTATTAGCAACGCCTTTAAACCGATAGACGAAATCTTCGTATTTCCACCGAAGCTATTAGTGCGAAATCCTACGTTAAAAAACTTTACGGATTTGACAAACATTTTCTCCGATTCATGGGTGCCGTTCTCGCGCTATGTGTTCAATACGTTTTTGATTGCCATTGTCGGCACAGTGGGGCATGTCATCATCGCTTCCGCTGCTGCTTATCCGCTGGCCAAAATCAAGTTCCCAGGCAGAAACATCCTGTTCAACCTGGTCGTTATGTCGCTTATGTTTACGGCTTATGTTACGCAAGTACCAAACTACATGACCATTTCATGGCTTCATCTGATTAATACCTATTGGGCGATCATTTTGCCATCCTTCGGCATGACACTCGGATTGTATCTGATGAAACAATTTATGGAGCAAGTTCCGGACTCTCTTCTTGAAGCGGCGAAAATCGATGGTGCCTGCGAATATCGGATCTTTTGGCAGATTGTCATGCCGATCGTCAAGCCTGCATGGCTGACGCTGGTCATTTTTTCGCTGCAAAATTTGTGGACGTCTGGTTCTGTAACGAGCCATAAATATATTTATAGCGAGCAGTTGAAGACCGTTGATTATGTGTTCGGACAAATCGCTAGTGGGGGACTGGTACGGACGGGACCGGTGTCAGCCGTTACCCTGCTAATGATGGCCGTGCCGATTACCGTGTTTATCGTGACGCAAAGCAACATCATCCAAACCATGTCCACTTCTGGTCTGAAAGAGTAAACAGGGGGGAGCTACTTGAAAAGAATACTTATCATGATGTTCGCCGCTATGCTTTTCATCGGTATGGCCGCTCCTGTATATGCCGCACCTGACAACGATACGTACAATTACAATTTTTGGGGAAAGACCGTTCCGGCTCCTAGTCCTTATGAGCTGCAAAAGGTGATGTATGGAACAGACTGGCAGACAGGCAATCTGTCTTCACCTCAGGATCTATTCATCGGCAGTGATCGTCACATCTATCTTGCGGATACCGGAAATGATCGGATTGTCGTATTGGATGATCAGTTTCGGGCCGTTCAGGTGATTTCCGGGTTCGATAATAACGGAAAGAAGGAAACGTTCAACAAGCCGGAAGGCGTGTTCTATAACGGGGCCGACGGTCATCTTCTTATCGCTGATACGCAAAACAGAAGGCTGGTGGAATTGACCTCTCAGGGAGCGTTGGTTCGTGTGATGGGCGAGCCGAAGTCAACACTACTGCGCGAAGGATTTCAATACATGCCAACCAAGCTGGTTGTCGATAAGGCACAGCGGATCTATGTCATCAGTCGCGGCTCCTACGAAGGCATTATGGAATTTGATACCGATGGCGCATTCAACGGGTTTATTGGTACGAATCGCGTGAAGTTTAATCCCGTGGATTTGTTCTGGAAACGGATTTCGACCAAAGCGCAGCGCGAGCAAATGCAGCTATTCATTCCGCTGGAATTTAATAACTTGGACATGGATGAAGACGGTTTTATCTATACGACGACTTCAGAGGAAAAGTCGGATCACCCGATCAAACGGCTGAACCCGTCCGGTGTGGATATTTTAAGGGATAAAGGGTATTTCCCGCCTAAAGGGGATATCCATACACTGGACGTCGGAAGCGCGCCTGGGAGCTCTATTTTCATTGATATAGCCAAGGACGAAGGCGGCATGTACAGCGCAATGGATTTGAAAAGGGGCCGCATCTTCACCTACGACAAAGACGGCAATCTGTTATACGAATTCGGCGGACTGGGCAGCGAACAGGGGAAATTCCGCACACCTTCGGCGATCTCGATGCTCGGGGACAAGGTGCTGGTGCTCGATAAGGACAATAATCGTTTGTCTGTATTCCAGCCTACACGCTACGGAAGCCTGATACGCGAAGCAGTAACGTCGCTCTATAACGGGAAAACGGATGCTTCTACCGCTTCATGGCGGCAAGTGCTTCAAATGAACGGCAACTTTGAGGTGGCCTACATCGGGATTGGTAAATCGCTTATGAAAAATGGCGATAACCGTGGGGCGATGAATTATTTCAAGTTGGGAAATAACCGTGACTATTATTCCGAAGCTTTCAAACGATACCGGAAAGAAGTCGTGTTTGCACATTTCGGCACCATCGTCCTCGGTATCGCGCTTGTCTTCGGTCTTGGTTATACTACGGTCAAGATTGCCGGCCGAAGAATGCGTGGTAAGCATTACACGGAAATCGGCGTGTTGAAAAATCCTTTTTACACGATGGTCCATCCGTTTAACGGATTTTGGGAGATGAAGTACGAACAAAAAGGCAGGTTGAAGGTTGTGGCCCTCTGCTTGCTTCTCCTCGTGCTCTTCACCATTATGAAACGACAGTACAGCGGTTTTGTCGTTAATATGAACAATCCGCTCGAGCTGAACAGTCTTAATGAGCTGAAATTTATCGTTCTTCCTTTTCTGCTCTGGTGCATTGCGAATTGGTCTTTGACCACTTTGATGGATGGGGAAGGCAAGTTTAAAGAAATTGTCATGGCAACAGGCTATGCGCTGATGCCGCTCATTCTGATCTATCTCCCGCAGACGCTTTACAGCAATGTGATAACTGGAAGTGAAAGCACGTTTTATTATTTGCTCGATGCAATTGCATTCATCTGGTTCATCTGGTTGCTGTTTGTCGGCACTATGACGGTCCATCAATATTCAGCTTCCAAGACAGTGGTTACGATGATTCTGACGCTTGTTGTCATTGGTATCATCATCTTCCTTGGGGTATTGTTCTTCAGTATGCTGCAGCAAATGATCAATTTTATCACATCCATTTACCGCGAACTCTCATTTAGATTTTAGCGGTGCACGTTATAGTTAACTAGGCTTATGCTTACGAAGATAGTTTTCCTTCGGAAAACGCTAAGGAGGGATGAAGGTGTCCAGCAAGATAAAAATATCCCTTGGCATCCTGAGCGCCGGTTTGGTGGCCAGCAGTCTGATCATGATTTACTCGCAGGATCAATCTGTAAGCATGGCGGAAGCTCAATCCCAGGTCAAATCGGTTCTTCCAGATCAAGCAGGTAAAGGAAATCCCGTAACTGCCGCAAGCACGGTGGTTCGTGCTGCAAGTGGAATGGCTGCTGTATCGTCCAATACAGCCGAGGAGCAGAAAACTCTTCAAGCCATGGAGCTAGTGGTCCAGAACGAAACTCTCATGCTTTACGTCAAACGCGAGACAGCCGAGGTTGCAGTTAAGGACAAAAGAGACGGCTATATCTGGTTTTCCAATCCAGTGGATCGAGAGAAGGATCCCAAAGCTTCTCCTTTGTATAAATCAGAACTTTCTTCTCAACTGTTAGTTACGTATTACAACGAAAAAGGTCAGCTTAATACATTGAACAGCTATGACGATAGCGTAAAAAAGAAACAATTTAAAATCAGCAGCTTGGATAAGGGGATCAAAATCGTATACCAGCTGGGAAATATTCCGAAAGATTACGGCAATATTCCTAAGGTGATCAGTAAACAGCGGTTTGAGGAGCGTATTCTGGGGAAGCTGTCGGATAAGGACACCCGTGAGGATGTCGCTTTCAAATTCAAATTGGACGAACAGAAGCAAGTATATGAAGTCCGCAAGCTGCAGGACTTTGTGGCGGAGGAGCTGTCCAAGAAGCTAGAGGCAATCGGTTATACGAATGAAGAAGCCGCCAAGGACAATAAGGACAATGGGGCGGGAAGCAGCGTCCAAGAAGAAGGCCCGAGATTTACGGTTCCGCTGGAGTATACCTTGGACGGGGAGCATCTTGTTGTGAAGACAGCCGGCAAGGAGCTTCAATATACGA
It contains:
- a CDS encoding YIP1 family protein; the encoded protein is MKRILIMMFAAMLFIGMAAPVYAAPDNDTYNYNFWGKTVPAPSPYELQKVMYGTDWQTGNLSSPQDLFIGSDRHIYLADTGNDRIVVLDDQFRAVQVISGFDNNGKKETFNKPEGVFYNGADGHLLIADTQNRRLVELTSQGALVRVMGEPKSTLLREGFQYMPTKLVVDKAQRIYVISRGSYEGIMEFDTDGAFNGFIGTNRVKFNPVDLFWKRISTKAQREQMQLFIPLEFNNLDMDEDGFIYTTTSEEKSDHPIKRLNPSGVDILRDKGYFPPKGDIHTLDVGSAPGSSIFIDIAKDEGGMYSAMDLKRGRIFTYDKDGNLLYEFGGLGSEQGKFRTPSAISMLGDKVLVLDKDNNRLSVFQPTRYGSLIREAVTSLYNGKTDASTASWRQVLQMNGNFEVAYIGIGKSLMKNGDNRGAMNYFKLGNNRDYYSEAFKRYRKEVVFAHFGTIVLGIALVFGLGYTTVKIAGRRMRGKHYTEIGVLKNPFYTMVHPFNGFWEMKYEQKGRLKVVALCLLLLVLFTIMKRQYSGFVVNMNNPLELNSLNELKFIVLPFLLWCIANWSLTTLMDGEGKFKEIVMATGYALMPLILIYLPQTLYSNVITGSESTFYYLLDAIAFIWFIWLLFVGTMTVHQYSASKTVVTMILTLVVIGIIIFLGVLFFSMLQQMINFITSIYRELSFRF
- a CDS encoding carbohydrate ABC transporter permease, coding for MKLTLKMPKRLNRSWAVDILLFLLLGCIAFFMALPLVFTISNAFKPIDEIFVFPPKLLVRNPTLKNFTDLTNIFSDSWVPFSRYVFNTFLIAIVGTVGHVIIASAAAYPLAKIKFPGRNILFNLVVMSLMFTAYVTQVPNYMTISWLHLINTYWAIILPSFGMTLGLYLMKQFMEQVPDSLLEAAKIDGACEYRIFWQIVMPIVKPAWLTLVIFSLQNLWTSGSVTSHKYIYSEQLKTVDYVFGQIASGGLVRTGPVSAVTLLMMAVPITVFIVTQSNIIQTMSTSGLKE